In the genome of Flexistipes sinusarabici DSM 4947, one region contains:
- a CDS encoding AAA family ATPase → MTEDSSLLILRDLVKPKKEIETHISHVLLTDDYVYKLKKKVDFGFLNFKLSKDRKRFCILEKELNQRFCQNVYEDALKIARRGSEFVLVPATSTLTAVDYVVKMKRIPEKDFLKNRIEKGEISQDNAREIGQQTAELFQNIETSVEAAEENGGYKTVRYNCEENFQQTEKYSGTLIDSKYYDFIKKKTLDFLDNNQNIFTNRVSGGYVKDGHGDLRLEHIFFQNQKVGLMDCIEFNRRMRFNDVISDFVFLCTELDQIGKYELSDAFLEGFLSVYDDEDSQKLINFYKCYRAFVRAKVTCFLLEEKGENWENYTQKKEELNRLMELSLTYSINMDGVKTLLFTGLMGTGKSKNAKAFVKKYPGRLLSTDYYRKITAGLDPKSKIYDEYGKGLYSKENSQILYKKLGEIACKYSKLGRMTVVDGSFSKNDFLEIFRNDNNLHIIKLKFTADEDEIIKRLQKRLSKSSVSDGRPEIFDKQMKSAEDIGAGLVVDTTEAAVDDNLIKIENFLIDEA, encoded by the coding sequence ATGACGGAAGATTCAAGTCTGCTGATTTTAAGAGATTTGGTTAAACCGAAAAAGGAAATCGAAACGCATATTTCCCACGTTTTGCTTACTGATGATTATGTCTACAAACTGAAGAAAAAGGTGGACTTCGGTTTCCTGAATTTCAAGCTTTCAAAGGACAGGAAGCGCTTTTGTATTCTGGAAAAAGAACTGAACCAGCGTTTTTGCCAGAATGTATATGAGGATGCTTTGAAGATTGCCAGACGCGGCTCCGAATTTGTTCTCGTTCCGGCCACAAGCACACTGACGGCAGTGGATTATGTTGTAAAAATGAAAAGAATTCCTGAAAAGGATTTTCTGAAAAACAGAATCGAAAAAGGTGAAATTTCCCAGGATAACGCAAGAGAGATAGGACAACAGACAGCAGAGTTATTCCAAAATATTGAAACTTCGGTTGAAGCTGCAGAAGAAAACGGCGGCTATAAAACGGTACGATATAATTGTGAAGAAAATTTCCAGCAAACTGAAAAGTATAGCGGCACATTAATAGACAGTAAGTATTATGACTTTATAAAGAAAAAAACATTAGATTTTCTGGATAATAATCAAAATATTTTTACAAACAGAGTATCCGGGGGATATGTAAAAGACGGACACGGGGATTTGAGGCTGGAACATATTTTTTTCCAAAACCAAAAAGTCGGACTGATGGACTGTATAGAGTTCAACAGAAGGATGCGTTTCAACGATGTCATATCCGATTTCGTTTTTCTCTGCACTGAACTTGACCAAATCGGCAAATATGAACTCTCGGACGCCTTTCTTGAGGGATTTCTCAGTGTCTATGACGATGAGGACTCACAAAAACTGATAAATTTTTATAAATGTTACAGGGCTTTTGTAAGGGCAAAAGTCACCTGTTTCTTATTGGAAGAGAAAGGTGAAAACTGGGAAAATTACACCCAAAAGAAAGAAGAACTAAACAGGCTAATGGAATTAAGTCTTACATATTCAATTAACATGGATGGAGTAAAAACTCTTCTTTTCACGGGTCTTATGGGAACAGGTAAAAGTAAAAATGCAAAGGCTTTTGTAAAAAAATACCCTGGCCGCCTTCTGAGTACTGATTATTATAGAAAAATCACAGCCGGTCTTGATCCCAAATCAAAAATTTATGATGAATACGGCAAAGGTTTATACTCAAAAGAGAATTCACAAATATTATACAAAAAACTCGGTGAGATAGCCTGTAAATACAGCAAATTAGGCAGGATGACGGTAGTTGACGGCAGTTTCTCGAAAAACGATTTTCTTGAAATATTCAGGAACGATAATAATCTGCATATAATCAAACTCAAATTTACAGCTGATGAAGATGAAATAATTAAAAGACTGCAGAAACGGCTGAGCAAATCCTCTGTTTCCGACGGAAGGCCGGAAATTTTTGATAAACAGATGAAATCTGCAGAGGATATAGGTGCTGGACTGGTAGTGGACACTACCGAAGCAGCTGTGGATGATAATTTAATAAAAATAGAAAATTTTTTGATTGATGAAGCATAA
- a CDS encoding ribonuclease Z has product MKHNFIIKPINSPFEDTAFFVRNIYKKKAFLLDCGRLGNISNSEVLSISDIFISHAHVDHFYGFDRILRSFLRSEKHIRFFGPPGIIENVSGKLRGYTWNLVQDYKFTLEVIELSSKKPYKRAMFRSYESFKPEIEKYSPEKIDLGDGFTLTFQFFDHGTISVGYRINEFIHINIKKNSCEQYGFIPGKWLTELKDELRKGNRETILNVSTFDGTKEYSIKELEEMLVIYSPAQDLTFITDNAPTYENYVKAINFAENSHILLIESMFMKTDVTHAVKKKHLTTDLAKNIFCKSGSKYVKFFHFAPKYEKEKPAFYQNLYNGVAKKIFK; this is encoded by the coding sequence ATGAAGCATAACTTTATAATAAAACCGATAAACTCTCCTTTTGAAGATACTGCTTTTTTTGTGCGCAATATTTACAAGAAAAAGGCCTTTCTTCTGGATTGCGGAAGACTCGGCAATATCTCAAACAGTGAAGTCCTCAGCATAAGTGATATTTTTATCAGTCATGCCCATGTGGATCATTTTTATGGATTTGACAGAATATTAAGAAGTTTCTTGAGATCTGAGAAGCATATTAGATTTTTCGGGCCACCCGGAATTATCGAAAATGTCAGCGGCAAACTCAGAGGATACACATGGAATTTGGTTCAGGACTACAAATTTACTCTCGAAGTAATAGAATTAAGCAGCAAAAAACCTTACAAAAGGGCAATGTTCAGATCCTACGAATCATTCAAGCCCGAAATTGAGAAGTATAGCCCTGAAAAGATAGATTTGGGGGACGGATTCACCCTTACATTTCAATTTTTCGATCACGGAACAATCTCCGTAGGTTACAGAATAAACGAATTTATTCACATAAATATTAAGAAAAATTCATGTGAACAGTATGGGTTTATCCCCGGCAAATGGCTGACCGAGCTAAAAGACGAACTGAGAAAAGGAAACAGGGAAACAATCCTTAATGTGTCCACTTTTGACGGCACAAAAGAATACAGCATAAAAGAACTTGAGGAAATGCTCGTTATATATTCACCGGCTCAGGATTTAACATTCATTACGGACAACGCTCCCACATATGAAAATTATGTAAAGGCAATAAATTTTGCCGAAAACAGCCATATTCTGCTTATCGAAAGTATGTTTATGAAAACGGATGTAACACACGCCGTTAAAAAGAAGCATTTAACCACGGATCTGGCCAAGAATATCTTCTGTAAAAGTGGAAGCAAATATGTGAAATTTTTTCACTTTGCACCCAAATACGAAAAGGAAAAACCCGCTTTTTATCAGAATCTCTATAACGGCGTGGCTAAAAAAATCTTCAAATAA
- the pepD gene encoding beta-Ala-His dipeptidase: MSYLKEFMEIFGEISRIPRCSGNEKMIAEWIMKRAHDNGFETKTDKTGNICVKIDTGSNNTVVIQNHMDMVCEKESGARHDFSKDPIKMTIKDDWLKAEGTTLGADNGAGMALAFLLSEEKSPKPNLELLFTVDEERGLVGASGLEEDMLTGSTLINLDTETEGEFIIGCAGGRDTLINKKYDFINLDAAEMFKLEIKGLEGGHSGLDIHKGRPNAIKMLGEMLGAVNKNYPVYISDINGGTAHNAIPRSAFAEFMVEGEITRKNIEDTLAEFDTGLFDLKTAKNSGSGFLTQDDSVQIVSMINEIPHGVYSYDSKMPDKVETSSNLATIKIENSSFMSLVSQRSSNPSNLNDLTALIEGCALKAGAEYETGNEYPGWLPEPDSEIVSIFKNTYSEIFGKAPKVDVVHAGLECGVIGEKFENMEMISLGPTIIDAHSPAERLSLSSVEKVARLLKRVFEKIA, translated from the coding sequence ATGAGCTATCTTAAAGAATTTATGGAAATATTTGGGGAAATATCCCGGATACCAAGATGTTCCGGTAATGAAAAAATGATTGCGGAATGGATAATGAAAAGGGCTCACGATAACGGATTTGAAACAAAAACGGATAAAACCGGTAACATTTGTGTAAAAATTGACACCGGCAGTAATAACACCGTTGTTATCCAAAATCATATGGATATGGTGTGTGAGAAAGAAAGTGGTGCAAGGCATGATTTCAGCAAAGACCCCATTAAGATGACAATTAAAGATGACTGGCTTAAAGCCGAAGGTACTACATTAGGTGCTGATAACGGAGCCGGTATGGCTCTGGCGTTTTTATTGTCAGAGGAAAAGTCGCCTAAGCCCAATCTGGAGCTTCTTTTCACAGTGGATGAGGAGAGGGGACTTGTTGGAGCTTCCGGTCTGGAAGAAGACATGCTAACCGGAAGCACTTTGATAAATCTTGATACGGAAACGGAGGGAGAGTTTATTATCGGATGTGCCGGTGGAAGGGATACGTTGATAAACAAAAAATATGATTTTATTAATCTTGATGCTGCTGAGATGTTCAAGCTTGAAATCAAAGGATTGGAAGGGGGGCACTCAGGACTTGATATACATAAAGGCAGACCGAATGCGATAAAGATGTTGGGAGAAATGCTTGGGGCTGTTAACAAAAATTATCCTGTTTACATATCGGATATTAACGGGGGAACAGCTCATAATGCTATCCCCCGCAGCGCCTTCGCAGAATTTATGGTAGAAGGTGAAATCACAAGAAAAAACATAGAAGATACACTGGCGGAGTTTGATACCGGATTGTTTGATTTGAAAACTGCAAAAAACAGCGGCTCAGGTTTTTTAACACAGGATGATTCAGTCCAAATTGTCAGTATGATTAACGAAATTCCTCACGGAGTCTACTCCTATGATTCTAAGATGCCTGATAAAGTGGAAACATCGTCCAATCTGGCCACAATAAAAATTGAAAACAGCTCTTTTATGAGTTTGGTCAGTCAGCGGAGCTCTAACCCGTCTAATCTTAATGACTTGACGGCCTTGATAGAAGGCTGCGCTTTAAAAGCTGGTGCTGAGTATGAGACGGGAAATGAGTATCCCGGATGGCTTCCTGAACCCGATTCTGAAATAGTCAGCATATTTAAGAATACCTATTCCGAAATTTTCGGAAAAGCTCCTAAAGTAGATGTTGTCCATGCCGGACTTGAATGCGGTGTAATCGGTGAAAAATTCGAAAATATGGAAATGATATCCCTGGGACCCACTATAATTGATGCTCACAGCCCTGCTGAGCGTTTAAGCCTTTCATCTGTGGAGAAAGTGGCAAGACTGTTAAAAAGGGTTTTTGAAAAAATAGCCTGA
- a CDS encoding Hsp20/alpha crystallin family protein: MLPKRTQKGLSPFRGIDSLQDEMNRLFNDFFSPDERLLGEMEFTPSIDISENKNEIVVKADLPGMEEKDIDVSIAGDLLTIKGERKEEKEEKEEDYYRRERVYGSFSRQITLPKHIKREDVKAKFKNGVLKITLPKSEDYKEKEVKIELEK; the protein is encoded by the coding sequence ATGTTACCTAAAAGAACACAAAAAGGACTTTCTCCTTTCAGAGGAATTGACAGTCTGCAGGATGAAATGAACAGATTGTTCAATGACTTCTTTTCTCCGGATGAAAGACTGCTGGGAGAAATGGAATTTACACCCTCGATTGATATCTCCGAAAACAAGAATGAAATTGTTGTCAAAGCTGATTTGCCCGGCATGGAGGAAAAAGATATCGATGTGAGCATAGCCGGCGACCTTTTGACAATCAAGGGTGAGAGAAAAGAGGAAAAAGAGGAGAAAGAGGAAGATTATTACCGCAGAGAAAGGGTGTACGGTTCTTTCTCCAGACAAATCACACTGCCGAAGCATATTAAACGTGAAGATGTAAAGGCAAAATTTAAAAACGGTGTACTGAAAATCACACTTCCCAAATCGGAAGACTACAAAGAGAAAGAAGTAAAAATCGAACTTGAAAAATAA
- the cls gene encoding cardiolipin synthase has translation MNVFRLFAEYFSLILSIVLVLVVLSGRKEARATFSWVLIIIFFPYLGALLYLIFGNPRLKKLVDVKLKSRRNVSVKKYFDKMPEYKNSRLANLVETVTNLKPQLCYDLELLPSATDKYSKLARDLLNARHYILIEYYVFRQDETGDFFLKLIEYKAEQGVKVFFLYDGMGAVGITLKNYLKNLKRNGGKCAAFLSPLNYKSILRMNFRNHRKIVVVDGRVCYTGGINIGNEYIGDIIGSTKWVDTHVRFSGDAVYAVEEVFSEDWYFATGEDITDLLHKKHARVGGDINLHVIPSGPDQSSPLIYDTIFSTLSAAEKTIDIITPYLVPDQPIIQTLKNASKRGVKVRILLPGKNNHPFVAAAGRSYYEELVEAGVDIYETRNVMLHAKIIMIDGFWTTLGSANMDARSFRLNFELNVVIYSKKFASNTTDLIDSYFEMASQIELSTLQNKKFINRIFEGVCRTLSPVL, from the coding sequence TATCTGGGAGCCTTGCTTTATCTTATTTTCGGCAATCCCAGGCTTAAAAAGCTGGTTGATGTCAAGTTGAAAAGCAGGCGAAATGTCAGTGTTAAAAAATATTTTGACAAAATGCCCGAATACAAAAATTCCCGCCTGGCCAATCTTGTGGAAACGGTTACAAATTTAAAGCCGCAGCTCTGTTATGATCTTGAACTCTTACCCAGTGCAACGGACAAATATTCCAAACTTGCCAGGGATCTGCTTAATGCCAGACATTATATTTTAATAGAATACTATGTTTTCAGACAGGATGAAACGGGTGATTTTTTTCTTAAACTGATTGAGTATAAAGCTGAACAGGGAGTTAAGGTATTTTTTCTCTACGACGGTATGGGCGCTGTTGGAATCACTTTGAAGAATTATCTGAAAAATTTAAAAAGAAATGGCGGAAAATGTGCCGCCTTTTTGTCTCCATTAAACTATAAGAGTATTTTGCGCATGAACTTCAGAAATCACAGAAAAATTGTGGTTGTGGATGGAAGGGTTTGTTATACAGGCGGTATCAATATAGGAAATGAATATATTGGAGATATTATTGGCAGTACCAAATGGGTGGACACACATGTTCGTTTCAGCGGAGATGCAGTTTATGCAGTTGAAGAGGTTTTCTCCGAAGATTGGTACTTTGCCACCGGTGAAGATATCACGGATTTACTCCATAAAAAGCATGCCAGAGTGGGCGGAGATATTAATCTCCATGTTATTCCTTCAGGTCCTGATCAGAGCAGCCCGCTCATATATGATACAATCTTTTCCACTCTCAGTGCTGCAGAAAAAACAATCGATATAATCACGCCCTACCTGGTTCCTGATCAACCCATAATCCAAACGCTGAAGAATGCTTCCAAGCGCGGAGTGAAAGTCAGAATCCTTCTGCCCGGCAAAAATAATCACCCTTTTGTTGCTGCAGCCGGACGCTCTTATTACGAAGAATTAGTGGAAGCAGGTGTTGATATATATGAAACGAGAAATGTTATGCTTCATGCCAAGATTATCATGATTGACGGTTTCTGGACAACCCTTGGTTCTGCAAATATGGATGCCCGCAGTTTCAGGCTTAACTTTGAGTTGAACGTTGTAATATATTCAAAAAAATTTGCTTCAAACACCACGGATCTTATAGATTCCTATTTTGAGATGGCCAGCCAGATTGAACTTAGCACCCTGCAAAACAAAAAATTCATCAACAGGATATTTGAAGGCGTCTGCAGAACGTTGTCGCCTGTATTATGA